A section of the Oncorhynchus tshawytscha isolate Ot180627B linkage group LG09, Otsh_v2.0, whole genome shotgun sequence genome encodes:
- the LOC112257714 gene encoding protein phosphatase methylesterase 1, with protein sequence MEKQLHLNVLASRPPVSGGLQSRSKMRMGPGRKRDFSPLSWSEYFEAMEDVEVENDNGKDTFRIYCSGQHGPVLLLLHGGGHSALSWAVFTAVIYNRINCRVVAMDLRAHGDTKVKNSDDLSAETMAKDIGKVVETLYGENPPPIMMIGHSMGGAIAVHTAAANHVPSLLGLCVIDVVEGTAMDALNSMQNFLRSRPKTFKSVENAIEWSVKSGQIRNVESARVSMGGQVKKCEEPLNSPGVSKSISDGIIEEEEEEEEEEGESNHKRKKEDDQEVKKETLYTWQIDLSKTEKYWEGWFSGLSALFLSCPVPKLLLLAGVDRLDKDLTIGQMQGKFQMQVLPQCGHAVHEDAPEKVADALASFMVRHKFTEFKEGFLC encoded by the exons ATGGAGAAACAGTTGCATTTGAATGTGTTAGCTTCCAGACCTCCCGTGTCAGGAGGCTTGCAGTCGCGGTCTAAAATGAGAATGGG ACCTGGACGGAAGAGAgacttctcccccctctcctggaGTGAATACTTTGAAGCGATGGAAGATGTAGAAGTGGAAAACGATAACGGCAAAGAT ACGTTCAGGATCTACTGCAGCGGCCAGCATGGTCCTGTGCTGCTCCTGCTCCATGGAGGAGgccactctgctctctcctgggcTGTGTTCACT GCGGTGATATACAACAGAATTAACTGCCGGGTGGTGGCTATGGACCTCAGGGCCCATG GTGACACCAAAGTAAAGAATTCTGACGATCTCTCAGCGGAAACAATGGCCAA GGACATTGGCAAAGTGGTAGAAACGCTCTATGGAGAAAACCCACCTCCGATCATGATGATTGGACACAGCATGGGTGGAGCTATAGCAGTTCATACCGCTGCGGCAAACCACGTGCCGTCTTTACTTGGCCTGTGTGTGATTGATGTCGTGGAAG GCACAGCAATGGATGCCTTAAACAGTATGCAGAATTTCCTCAGGAGTCGGCCAAAGACCTTTAAGTCTGTGGAGAATGCCATTGAGTGGAG TGTGAAGAGTGGACAGATCCGAAACGTTGAGTCAGCCCGGGTGTCCATGGGAGGCCAGGTGAAAAA ATGTGAGGAACCCCTCAACAGTCCAGGCGTCTCCAAGAGCATCAGTGACGGCATcattgaagaggaagaggaggaggaagaagaggaaggagaatcCAACCACAAAAGAAAGAAGGAGGATGACCAAGAG GTGAAGAAGGAGACCCTTTATACCTGGCAGATTGATCTGTCAAAGACAGAGAAGTACTGGGAGGGCTGGTTCAGTGGCCTGTCTGCCCTATTCCTTTCCTGTCCTGTGCCAAAACTGCTCCTGCTCGCTG GTGTGGACAGGCTTGACAAAGATCTCACAATTGGACAGATGCAAG GGAAGTTCCAGATGCAGGTGCTCCCTCAGTGTGGCCATGCTGTCCATGAGGACGCCCCTGAAAAA GTAGCAGATGCTCTGGCCTCGTTCATGGTCCGTCACAAGTTCACTGAATTTAAGGAGGGTTTCCTGTG CTAA